A genomic region of Homalodisca vitripennis isolate AUS2020 chromosome 5, UT_GWSS_2.1, whole genome shotgun sequence contains the following coding sequences:
- the LOC124363910 gene encoding apolipoprotein D-like, with translation MLVLIAVLSGTIHLAAAQVPFLGPCPQVTTVKDFNFTRYLGKWFEAERYFSLMEFAGKCVVANISDSSAENSTQLTVVTDQTSWLTEIHSSMRGQLRPVDQRSDVSKMYMRYLPMDLTVNHWVLDTDYDNYAVVFSCVDIIGSVLSTRNAWILTRARNPTLEVMEKAYSVIDKNNISRAYFIRVDHSDRSCPEYGGTDEQQTPAPATSAA, from the exons ATGCTGGTGCTAATCGCGGTCTTGTCGGGCACGATACACTTGGCTGCCGCCCAGGTGCCGTTCCTTGGACCCTGTCCACAGGTCACGACTGTAAAGGACTTCAACTTCACACGG TACCTGGGCAAGTGGTTCGAGGCGGAGAGATACTTCTCGCTGATGGAGTTCGCCGGCAAGTGTGTGGTCGCAAACATCTCAGACTCTAGCGCGGAGAACTCCACTCAGTTGACAGTGGTCACGGACCAGACGAGCTGGCT AACTGAAATACACTCATCGATGAGGGGACAACTGCGGCCTGTAGACCAGAGGAGTGACGTCTCCAAAATGTACATGCGATATCTTCCAA TGGATCTGACTGTAAACCACTGGGTTCTGGATACAGACTACGACAACTACGCAGTGGTGTTCTCCTGCGTGGATATCATCGGTTCTGTTCTCAGTACAA GAAACGCATGGATCTTGACGAGGGCCCGAAATCCAACGCTGGAGGTGATGGAGAAGGCGTACTCCGTCATAGACAAGAACAACATAAGCAGGGCGTACTTTATCAGGGTCGATCACTCGGACCGTAGTTGTCCGGAGTACGGCGGCACGGACGAGCAGCAGACTCCCGCACCAGCCACTTCGGCGGCGTGA